The DNA region CTCTTCTCCAACTTCAACTATTCCTTTTCCTTTTATTACGTACAAAAAGGCGTCCACAGGTGTTGTGTGCTTTTTAAGCTCTTCCCCAGGCTTTAGTGTTATATGGAATATTTGGGCATTTTCCGTTCCAATCAGCTTTTTAACATCAACCCCGTGGGGGTTCTCAAATTTTTCAGCATCTTCAACTTTCACAACAATCATCTCAATCCCTCCAATCCAAAAGCCTCTTCTCTCCTTCGAGGGCTTTAATTCTGCTTACCTCTTGGGTTATCTCAAGTGTTCCAAGATACTCGCCGTTTTCATCCCTAACAGGAACGTATTTGATGTAGATGAACTTCCCACCCATTTGAATCCAGAACTCTGCAACGTCTTTTTTGCCCTCTTTGAAGGCTTTGAGGATTCTATTAACTATGTTGACACTCTTCGGTGGATGGCAGAGCTGCACAGGCCTTCCAATAATTGAGGGTGTCCTCGTAAATATTCTGTCTCCACCTGAGAAAAACCTTACCCTATCATCTTTGTCTATGAAAGTTACATCAACTGGAAGATGCTTGAAAATCGCATTTATCTCCTTTGGAGATAGGTATCCTGTCTCAAGTTCTAAGTCCCCCTCTCTCTTTACTTTTGTTTTGTCTCCTTCAAGCTTCTGTCCCCTCAGCGCCATTTGAACCTCTTTTGGTAAACTTAAGAGTTGTTCAGCCGTTAAGGTTGTGTCAATCTCGTAGGGATGGAGAGGCTTGGCTTCGGGCTTCCACTCATCTCCAGGCTTAACTTTGTAGTATCCTATTGCCTCTTCTTGCCCCTTAATGGCAACCCACTCCCCCTCTGAGAGCAGAGCTTTTAGTGTTGGATAGAGTATGTTGTTCTCCCTAAACACCATGTCCACAAGGGCGTTCGATAGTTCTGCAGCTTTTTCCTTGAGAGCTTTAACGAATTCTTCCCATTCCATTTCATTCTCTTTGCTTAAAATCTCAAGGAGCTGCTTAATCATCCCTCTAGCTTCATCGTGCTTTGTCCAGAGAACTGTTGGAACCGCCGTAATGCCTCTCCTTTCAAGATAAGGAAAGATTAGCATCTCTTCTCTATTGTAATGGGTAAATCCAACAGCTCTGAGTTGGTTGGCTATTCCTTTGAGGACACCGAGGATTTCCTTCCTCATCTTTTTGTCTTTGGTGTTAACTAGAGTTGATGCATAAAGGTTTAGCATTTCAGCGTCTTTTATTATTTCCTTGTTCTCTTCATAGAGCGTATGGAGAGGATGTCCCGAAGGAATGTCCTTCATTTCCTCTTTTTCAGAGCCAGCAACTGCCTCCCTGAAAAGCTCAACGTGAATGTCACACATCTTAGCTATCTCTCTCGCTGAGATACCCTCTTTAACGAGCTCCTGTTCAATAAGGGGTATTTCTAGTGGTGAGATGCTCCTCAAAAGATCTTTAAATTCCTCTTTGAGCTTTTCAATGTCTTCACCTTTGTGAATCTTCTTCAAAAGCTCCTTCATTTTTTCCTTTTTATATTCCCGGTTCTTCAAGATTTCAGTCATTCTCTACCACCTTCATGACAAGTGTCATATCTATCACTTTTAAACCTTTCTACTCATTTTTGCCCAACAAAGTTTATATGACACTTGTCATTATAATCTTTTGGTGATGTACATGAATATTAAAGCAGTCTTGGATTTGAGAGGGTTAAAACCTCCGGAGCCTGCAGTTAGGATAGTTGAAGCCTTGAAAGACCTGACCAAAGGAGAAGGAATTGAGGCAATTGGTGATAAGCCATTCAAGAACCTCCTGCCAAAGCTCGAAGAGGCAGGCTATAAATATGAGTTGAAAAAAGTTGGAGATGCGTACATTTTGAGGATATGGAATGAGGGAAATGCTAAAGAGATTTCAGAGCTCGGCGAGGTGGAATGTGCAGGAGAGCTTGAGATAAATGAGGACACAAACGTTGGGGCGCTCATAGAGAAATATCCTAAAGCCCTTGAGGTGCTCATTGAATACGGCTTCACTCCGCTCAAAGACGAAGCACTAAGGAAAACTCTCGCTAGGACAATAACGCTGAAAGAAGCTAAAGAATTAGGCAATCTCTCAGATGGGGAATTTAAGAGGCTTTTAGAAGAACTAAAGAAAATAAAAGTTAAATAGGGCTCAATCGAGCTCTTCTGCCAAGTTTGAGCCCTCTTCTATTTTAACTCCTTTGTTAAGCATGTCTCTGAGATCCTTCTCTGGGTCTGTCGTTAGCCTTAAGTCAAACTGCTTCCTCAAAATTTCGAAGACTCCCGGAGTTAGGAACTCTGGAGGTCTTGGACCTATGTAGATGCCCTTAACTCCGAGGTAGAGGAGCGTGTAGAGTATTCCAATTGCTTTTTGCTCCATCCATGAGAGGACTATTGAGACTGGAAGTGAGTTCACATCTGTTCCAAGCTCGTTCGCCAAAGCGACAGCAATTTCAATTATTGAGTAAACGTTGTTGCACTGACCGAAGTCGAGGAATCTTGGGATGCCTTCGATTGTGCCGTAGTCTCTCGCGTTGTAGCGGAACTTTCCACAAGCAGCACTGAGGATTATAGCATCCTCCGGAATCATTGCAGTAAGCTTTTCGTAGTAGCCCATTCCCTTGTGAGGCGTATCACATCCACCAACGACAAATATATGCCTTATCTTGCCCTCTTGGATTAGCTCGATAAGCTTGTCCTTCATCGCTAAGATGTTGGTGTGGTGGAAGCCTGTAAGGAGCTTTTCTCCCTCGCGCTTTTCCATCCTTGGGGTTTCTAAAGCCCTCTTTATCAAAGGTTCAAAGTTATAATCCCTGATGTGTGGAACACCCTCAAGACCAGCTATTCCAGATGTGAAAATTCTATCCGCATAAGCCTTTGTTGGCTGCTGAACACAGTTGCTTGTGCCCAAAATAACGCCTGGGAACTCCGCAAACTCTTTCTTTTGGTGAAGCCAGCTCCCGCCCCAATTCGCCACCAAGTGATCGAACTTCTTGAACTCTGGATATGCATGAGCTGGGAACATCTCTGCGTGAGTATAGACTTTTATGTCCGTTCCCTCAGTTTGCTTTAAAAGCTCATAGAGAGCTTTGTAGCTGTGTCCCGTCACTAAAACACCATGTCCTTCTTCAGTTCCTGTTGAAACCCCTGTTGGCTCTGGTCTTCCAAATGTTTCCACATACGCCTTATCTAAGAGCTTCATAGCTTCGAGATGAATCCTACCATTTTCAAGGATTAACTCCAAAAATCTGTTCTTATCGAAGTTAACGTTGGTGAGTGTTGAGTATAAAGCTTCAGCTAAAAAGTGCCCGATTTCTGGGTTGTCGTAGCCCACTTCGAGGGCATGGTGATAGTACGCAGCTGTTCCCTTGATCCCATACAATAAAGCCTCTTGGAGGGAGTTTAAATCTGGATCTTTTCCACATACTCCTTGAACTGTACATCCTCCGACTAAGCTCATTGAACACTGATTGCAGAGCATTTCCACATTTTCAGGCATTTTTATTGTCATTTCCAACCACCTCCAATTTTATGACATGCGTCATATTATGCAGTCTAATCTATGAATTTCCTTTCATAAAAGGTTTGCGGTTGTTTAACCGAAAAGAGAAAATTTATGGAAGCAAATTTAATATTAAGTAACAATTTTTTCCAAATATTGAAACAAAAAACCCAATTAATTATTAAAATTGAGAGAATACGGAAAGCAATTGTTTAAATGTTTATGACTAGTGTCATAGCATGAAAATCATGCATGTTTTCATGAATAATGCAAAGGATAGTCTTCATTAATGTCTAGTGAAGTTACCAATTTTCAAATTCCGAAACCCTTATATATGCCACATGTCATAAGCGGGACTATGAAGACTAATGCCTTTGAAGTTGCTGCCAAATATGTTTACCCATCATTGAGAAGGCGCCTAGTTGAAATTCTTTATAAAGAGCACAACTTAACTCAAGTCCAAGTAGCGGAGCTTTTGCACATAACTCAATCCGCTGTTTCGAGGTACTTAAGAATGAACAGGGGAGCGCTAATAGATGTAGAAAAGTTTGAGGACATAGATAGGGAGCTTAGAAACTCAGCAGAGTGGATAATTAAAGAAAAGCCTAATGAGTACAAAATTCACGCTGAGATAGTTAAAATTGCCCTAGAAATGCTCGGAAAAGGATATCTATGCTCCCTCCACGCAAAAATCGATCCTGAACTTAATCCAGCAGAATGCAACATATGCATAGATACCTTCAGGTAATCATCTAAGTACACATATATGTCCAGAAATAGTTAAAAATGCACATAAGATAAGTAGTTCAGGGGTGAAAAAATGGTCATCTATCTAGATAATGCAAACACAACTAAACCCGATCCCGAAGTTATTAAGGTAATGATTGAGTATTTAGAAGAAAAATACGGTACTCCCGGAGGAGAGTTCGGACATATTTTTGATGAAGATGCAAGAGAAGCCGTTGAAGAAGCAAGAGAGAAGATCGCAAAAGAAATAAACGCTTCACCAGAGGAAATCGTGTTTGTCTCCGATGAGACTGAGGCGGACAATTTAGCAATAAAAGGCGTAGCGTGGGCTAGGGGAAAGGGCAAAGTTTTGGCGAGCAAAATCGAGAGGAAGGCCATCCTAAACACAGTGAATCGCTTAAAGGAATGGGGCTTTAAAACTTATGAAGTGGGTGTTGATAGAAAAGGGTTTATCAATATTGAAGAGCTTCAGAGCAGCTTAGATGGCGCAGTCCTATTTGCGACCCACTTAGGAAACTTTGAAATCGGGACGATTCAAAATATTAGAGCAATCTCAGAAGTCGTTCACGAAAACGGAGCTCTTCTTTACTTGGATGCCAATCACGCATTTGGAAAGATCAAAATCGATGTGCAAAAGCTTAATGTTGATTTAATGAGCATATCCTCCCATTTAATCCACGGACCTAAAGGTGTCGCTGCACTCTATATAAGGAAGGGAGTTAAACTCAAGCCCATTTTAGATGGAGACTTGAGAGAAAGGGGTATAAGACCAGGAATGATAAACGTTCCTTCTATAGTGGGCTTTGGAAAGGCTGTTGAGCTCATAAACTATGAAGATGCTAAAAGAATGGCAAAGCTTAGGGATAAGCTCATTGACCTCCTCTTAAGCATCCCAGACACAAAGTTAAACGGGCCGAAAGGAGATATGAGACTTCCAAACAATGTAAACGTCTCATTTAACTATGTGGAAGGTGAGAGTGTTTTACTCCACTGCGACATGAGGGGCTTGGTGTTCTCAACGGGCTCTGCATGCTATTCACAAGATTTGCTCCCAAGCCATGTGATTAGGGGAATAGGAGGCTCTTTTGAAGATGCCCACGGTTCAGTGAGGCTTAGCCTAAGCAAGTGGACAACGGAGGAAGAGATAGTCACAGCTTATGAGATTTTGAAGGACGTTGTTGAGAAGCTGAGGAAAATAAGCATCTACGGTGGTAGGAAATGATAAAAATTGACGTCGTTGGAAAGGACTGTCCAATTCCTCTCAATGAGTTTAGAAAGGCTTTGAGAAAAGCTCCTACTGGCGAGATTATTGAGATTGTTGGGACGCATGAGCTCAGCAAGGGTGAGATAGCCCTAGCGGCTGAAGAGACTGGGCAGGAGATTCTTGAGATTGATGAGAAGGAAGGAGTTTGGAAAATTGTTGTCAGGAAGGTGAGGTAAATGGAAAGATTTGACGCTAAAAACTGGGACGAGAAAAAGAGAATAGGCTACTCAAGAAAGGTCTTACAATACTTTTTGCACCCAAAGAACGTTGGAGAAATTGAAAACCCAAGCGTTACTGCTAAAGCTGGAAGTCCAGCATGTGGGGACATGATAAAGCTCTACCTCAAGATTGAGGATGAAAAGATAGTGGATGCTAAGTTTAGGAGCTATGGATGTGCCGCAAACATAGCAACAGCTTCAGTTCTCACGGAAATGATAATAGGGAAGAGCATTGATGACGCAAAGAAAATCAAGTTTAAAGACATTGTAGCGGAACTTGGTGGATTGCCCCAAATAAAGCACCACTGTGCTGTTTTAGCTGCTGAAGGGCTTAAGCAGGCTTTGGCAAAGTGGGACGTCATTCAGGGAAGAAGAGAAATTGATGAGCGCTTCGTTAAATTGATTCTTGCAGCAGTCATCGATCCCCTCACCGGAGAAAGCGTTCTCCACGGCCACAAATACAAAGGATGTGAGATTGAGGGTAAGAAAGTTAAGATAATGCTCAACGTTCCAAAAGATGATCCAGAGGCTGAAGTATTTGAGGAACAGATAAGAGAATCTTTTGAAGGCCTCGATGTTGATTTAGAGATTGAATTTGCTTGATTTTTCTATTTTTGATGAAAATTCTTTCATAAATTTCTTTTTAAACCCTTTTCACATGAACCATATTTCGGGTGAGACCATGGACGAGCTTGAGATGATTAGGAGAAAAAAGATGCTTGAGCTCATGAAGCGAATGAATGGTATAGAAAAGCCCAAGCCTAAGGTAATCATTGAAGTCCTGACCTCTCCAACATGTCCCTACTGTCCAATAGCACTTCAAATGGCTCAAGAGATTGGGAGGAGGTATCAGGGGGTTGAGGTTAGAGAGTTGAGCGTTGCCACACCAGAAGGCCAGAGAAAAGCAATGGAGCACAACATAATGGGCGTGCCGACGATTTTAATCAACAACAAGGTGGAGTTTATTGGAGTGCCTCATCCAGGAGAGTTCGAAAGAAAAGTAAAGGGCTATTTAGGCATTTAGCTCTTTTTGGATTCCTTTCCCTTCTTAACTTTTGCAATCTTCTTCTTCGTTTCCTCTATCGTGCTCTTCCTTGCCTCAACTTTGCCCTTCTTCATTGCCTCAACATCTTCCCTAAAGACCCACTTCAAGAGAGGCGGCGTGATAAGGACAGAGACTGTTATGAATATCAGCGTGGCAGCGACGAACTTTTGGGCATCGCTTTGGGGAATTGCACCTCCATGAATGGCCACCATTAAATCAACCAAAGCTACCTCAGTCCTTGGAATTGAGCCGATTCCCATTTGAAGGGCCTTTTTGATGTCCCATCCCATTATCACTGCCCCTGCTCCCCTTCCAAGCACTTTTCCTATGACTGCTATCGTGGTTAAGACAGCCGCGAGGGATAGGGCATCTCCACTTGCAAAGACCCTCAGGTCGAGCATCGCACCGGTGTAGACAAAGAATATCGGCACCACAAGACCGTAGGCAATAGCTTTAATGTCTTCCAAGAGCTTTTTACCCTCAGGGAGCTTTGAGAGAACTAATCCTGCCATAAAAGCACCTTCGATTGCCGCATCAAACCAGTGCTGGGCCAAAGCTGAGAACAGGAACATTAGTGCAAGGACCATTCCCAAAACTCCTCTCTCAACATGGAGCCACTCCGCAAACTTAACGTACTTTTCAATGCTGTACCAAGCAACTAAGCCAGTTATTATGAAGAAAACGGCCATCTTGCTTATCAATCCTAAAACACTCCCAGTCCCAACGGCAAAGATTATCAAAGCAATGCCAAGGAAGTCATCCATAACACTCGCGCTTAGCGAAGCCGCTCCAACTTCGCTCCTCAAAACACCCAAGTCCATCATTACCCTAACGGTTATGCCAATGCTTGTCGCCGTGAGGAGAATTCCTCCTGCAAAAGCTTCCCTTGATGGATATCCCATCAGTCTGAGCCCAAGCCAGCCCATGAGAAGAGGCACGAAAACGCCCATGAGCGTAGAAACCGTGGCTACTTTTCCTGTCCTCTTTAGCATCTCGACCTCAGTATCAAGGCCGCCCAAGAAGAGAAGAAAGATTATTCCAAGCTTCGCTAAAAACTCGAAAGTCTCATTGGAGTGAAGCGTCAAGTACTCAGGGCTTATTAAGCCAAAGTAAATCAAGTTCCCAAGGAGCATACCCATGAGTATCTCGCCTAAAACACCTGGGAGCTCAAAGCGCTCCATCAAGTGGTCGCCTATCTTTCCCGCGATTAGTGCGACTCCGATCGTGAGGAGGATCCATGTTGCGTCCATTGCGCACCACCCAGCTTCATTAGTCTAAGGAACTCGTCGATGAGCATTCTAAGGCTTACTTCACCCACAAGCCTGCCGTTCTCATCAACTATTGCCAAAATCTGGACTTTATAGCGCTTCATCTTCTTGAGAGCGTCCAAAACGGTCGCATCTTCTTCTATCACCAAAACATTGCGCTCCATGACGTCGGAGGCCTTCTCCGCCCCACCGAGTATAGACTTGAAAAGAGAGCTTATGTTGCCAAGCCTCGCCTTTGTGTGCTCGGGCGGAAGGAGAACGTTCATGACGTCCATATACCTTATGAGACCTTCAAGCCTCATCTCATCCTTATTATTGACAACCCAGACGTGATGCCTCGTTTTTAAGAGCTTTAAAACATCAACAATAGGCGAGTCTTCCGCGACAATTGGCATCGAAAATATTGGGGGCATTATAGCGCTAACTCTCATTGAATGAAAGGTTTGGAGGGCTCTTTCAATGTCGCCCATATTATCACCACTTTTTTCTTTAATTCCTCCAAGTATTTAACGTTTCTTGAGCACTAACTTGCATCCCTGGATTTTTTTGTTCACCATATCTTAGACAGCAACATTGAGAAATCCTAAACAGCTAGGAGAGAGTATTTACCAACTCCAAATAACCTTCAACCAAACGTTG from Palaeococcus pacificus DY20341 includes:
- a CDS encoding transcriptional regulator; amino-acid sequence: MKTNAFEVAAKYVYPSLRRRLVEILYKEHNLTQVQVAELLHITQSAVSRYLRMNRGALIDVEKFEDIDRELRNSAEWIIKEKPNEYKIHAEIVKIALEMLGKGYLCSLHAKIDPELNPAECNICIDTFR
- a CDS encoding cysteine desulfurase family protein, whose amino-acid sequence is MVIYLDNANTTKPDPEVIKVMIEYLEEKYGTPGGEFGHIFDEDAREAVEEAREKIAKEINASPEEIVFVSDETEADNLAIKGVAWARGKGKVLASKIERKAILNTVNRLKEWGFKTYEVGVDRKGFINIEELQSSLDGAVLFATHLGNFEIGTIQNIRAISEVVHENGALLYLDANHAFGKIKIDVQKLNVDLMSISSHLIHGPKGVAALYIRKGVKLKPILDGDLRERGIRPGMINVPSIVGFGKAVELINYEDAKRMAKLRDKLIDLLLSIPDTKLNGPKGDMRLPNNVNVSFNYVEGESVLLHCDMRGLVFSTGSACYSQDLLPSHVIRGIGGSFEDAHGSVRLSLSKWTTEEEIVTAYEILKDVVEKLRKISIYGGRK
- a CDS encoding cation:proton antiporter gives rise to the protein MDATWILLTIGVALIAGKIGDHLMERFELPGVLGEILMGMLLGNLIYFGLISPEYLTLHSNETFEFLAKLGIIFLLFLGGLDTEVEMLKRTGKVATVSTLMGVFVPLLMGWLGLRLMGYPSREAFAGGILLTATSIGITVRVMMDLGVLRSEVGAASLSASVMDDFLGIALIIFAVGTGSVLGLISKMAVFFIITGLVAWYSIEKYVKFAEWLHVERGVLGMVLALMFLFSALAQHWFDAAIEGAFMAGLVLSKLPEGKKLLEDIKAIAYGLVVPIFFVYTGAMLDLRVFASGDALSLAAVLTTIAVIGKVLGRGAGAVIMGWDIKKALQMGIGSIPRTEVALVDLMVAIHGGAIPQSDAQKFVAATLIFITVSVLITPPLLKWVFREDVEAMKKGKVEARKSTIEETKKKIAKVKKGKESKKS
- a CDS encoding thioredoxin family protein, with product MDELEMIRRKKMLELMKRMNGIEKPKPKVIIEVLTSPTCPYCPIALQMAQEIGRRYQGVEVRELSVATPEGQRKAMEHNIMGVPTILINNKVEFIGVPHPGEFERKVKGYLGI
- the hcp gene encoding hydroxylamine reductase produces the protein MTIKMPENVEMLCNQCSMSLVGGCTVQGVCGKDPDLNSLQEALLYGIKGTAAYYHHALEVGYDNPEIGHFLAEALYSTLTNVNFDKNRFLELILENGRIHLEAMKLLDKAYVETFGRPEPTGVSTGTEEGHGVLVTGHSYKALYELLKQTEGTDIKVYTHAEMFPAHAYPEFKKFDHLVANWGGSWLHQKKEFAEFPGVILGTSNCVQQPTKAYADRIFTSGIAGLEGVPHIRDYNFEPLIKRALETPRMEKREGEKLLTGFHHTNILAMKDKLIELIQEGKIRHIFVVGGCDTPHKGMGYYEKLTAMIPEDAIILSAACGKFRYNARDYGTIEGIPRFLDFGQCNNVYSIIEIAVALANELGTDVNSLPVSIVLSWMEQKAIGILYTLLYLGVKGIYIGPRPPEFLTPGVFEILRKQFDLRLTTDPEKDLRDMLNKGVKIEEGSNLAEELD
- a CDS encoding CBS domain-containing protein, translating into MGDIERALQTFHSMRVSAIMPPIFSMPIVAEDSPIVDVLKLLKTRHHVWVVNNKDEMRLEGLIRYMDVMNVLLPPEHTKARLGNISSLFKSILGGAEKASDVMERNVLVIEEDATVLDALKKMKRYKVQILAIVDENGRLVGEVSLRMLIDEFLRLMKLGGAQWTQHGSSSRSESH
- a CDS encoding DUF438 domain-containing protein — its product is MTEILKNREYKKEKMKELLKKIHKGEDIEKLKEEFKDLLRSISPLEIPLIEQELVKEGISAREIAKMCDIHVELFREAVAGSEKEEMKDIPSGHPLHTLYEENKEIIKDAEMLNLYASTLVNTKDKKMRKEILGVLKGIANQLRAVGFTHYNREEMLIFPYLERRGITAVPTVLWTKHDEARGMIKQLLEILSKENEMEWEEFVKALKEKAAELSNALVDMVFRENNILYPTLKALLSEGEWVAIKGQEEAIGYYKVKPGDEWKPEAKPLHPYEIDTTLTAEQLLSLPKEVQMALRGQKLEGDKTKVKREGDLELETGYLSPKEINAIFKHLPVDVTFIDKDDRVRFFSGGDRIFTRTPSIIGRPVQLCHPPKSVNIVNRILKAFKEGKKDVAEFWIQMGGKFIYIKYVPVRDENGEYLGTLEITQEVSRIKALEGEKRLLDWRD
- a CDS encoding sulfurtransferase TusA family protein, which gives rise to MIKIDVVGKDCPIPLNEFRKALRKAPTGEIIEIVGTHELSKGEIALAAEETGQEILEIDEKEGVWKIVVRKVR
- a CDS encoding iron-sulfur cluster assembly scaffold protein; the encoded protein is MERFDAKNWDEKKRIGYSRKVLQYFLHPKNVGEIENPSVTAKAGSPACGDMIKLYLKIEDEKIVDAKFRSYGCAANIATASVLTEMIIGKSIDDAKKIKFKDIVAELGGLPQIKHHCAVLAAEGLKQALAKWDVIQGRREIDERFVKLILAAVIDPLTGESVLHGHKYKGCEIEGKKVKIMLNVPKDDPEAEVFEEQIRESFEGLDVDLEIEFA
- a CDS encoding DUF1858 domain-containing protein, yielding MYMNIKAVLDLRGLKPPEPAVRIVEALKDLTKGEGIEAIGDKPFKNLLPKLEEAGYKYELKKVGDAYILRIWNEGNAKEISELGEVECAGELEINEDTNVGALIEKYPKALEVLIEYGFTPLKDEALRKTLARTITLKEAKELGNLSDGEFKRLLEELKKIKVK
- a CDS encoding cupin domain-containing protein → MIVVKVEDAEKFENPHGVDVKKLIGTENAQIFHITLKPGEELKKHTTPVDAFLYVIKGKGIVEVGEEKEEVRKATLVYLPKEIPHKVSNTGSLEMKFLVIKVK